A single region of the Brassica rapa cultivar Chiifu-401-42 chromosome A03, CAAS_Brap_v3.01, whole genome shotgun sequence genome encodes:
- the LOC117132623 gene encoding uncharacterized protein LOC117132623, with amino-acid sequence MEEAIDFRQKMSQTDLPLALLGSSDENKVIKQVVDDWNEVDIKCISEIYLAVEAESCKIVCTIEAIDTDWGWFYFGCNRHNRRTTRVGRKGGGKMVESEKPVFYCDVCRANTTDVSPKYKLHLFVKDDTGSCQLMLLDTVAKTIIGEKADTLWDGSYAEIEDPNILPIPIKNCVGKSFCFGISIANDNVANGSDTFKVSEVWSGDHIHRIESLSEPVSLIETNSSTLSTGEVRLIDYNIESSSDVSTPFSKRKEGDAELSDMNSTSKKLRAQSIKVEKIKED; translated from the exons ATGGAGGAAGCTATTGACTTTAGACAGAA GATGTCGCAAACTGATCTTCCCTTAGCTCTTTTGGGTAGCAGTGATGAAAATAAGGTTATCAAGCAAGTAGTTGATGACTGGAATGAGGTTGACATTAAGTGTATTTCTGAGATATATCTTGCTGTTGAG GCTGAGAGCTGCAAAATCGTCTGTACAATAGAAGCCATAGACACGGATTGGGGTTGGTTCTATTTTGGATGTAACAGGCACAATCGACGTACGACCAGAGTTGGTAGGAAGGGCGGTGGTAAGATGGTTGAATCTGAGAAGCCAGTATTCTATTGTGATGTGTGTCGTGCAAACACAACTGATGTCTCACCCAA GTATAAGCTTCATCTGTTTGTGAAAGATGACACAGGGTCATGCCAGTTAATGTTACTTGACACTGTAGCTAAAACTATTATTGGTGAAAAAGCTGACACACTTTGGGATGGGTCATATGCTGAG ATCGAAGACCCAAATATTCTGCCTATTCCAATCAAAAACTGTGTTGGAAAATCCTTTTGTTTTGGTATTTCCATCGCAAATGATAATGTAGCCAACGGTTCTGATACCTTTAAGGTCTCTGAGGTCTGGTCTGGAGATCACATTCATAGAATAGAATCACTTTCAGAACCAGTATCTCTGATTGAGACCAATTCATCTACACTCTCAACCGGCGAG gtGCGTTTGATTGATTATAACATAGAGAGTTCATCAGATGTTTCAACACCTTTCTCCAAGCGTAAGGAAGGAGATGCTGAGCTTAGTGACATGAATTCTACATCTAAGAAGCTTCGTGCTCAGAGCATCAAGGTGGAGAAGATTAAGGAAGATTAG